A genome region from Tachyglossus aculeatus isolate mTacAcu1 chromosome 15, mTacAcu1.pri, whole genome shotgun sequence includes the following:
- the SPAG9 gene encoding C-Jun-amino-terminal kinase-interacting protein 4 isoform X7: MNPGCMLLFVFGFVGGAVVINSAVLVSLSVLLLVHFSISTGVPALTQNLPRILRKERPISLGLFPLPAGDALLTPDPQKGAETPGSEHWKFHELSQPRSHTSLKDELSDASQGGSKSTTPASTAPSDGAPLPVDTPLREENESFAKTPDPPGQPEASKHVDVQAAQETRTVATGASEDEKSEVQAIIESTPELDMDKDLSGYKGSSTPTKGIENKAFDRNTESLFEELSSAGSGLIGDVDEGADLLGEYSGMGREVENLILENTQLLETKNALNVVKNDLIAKVDELTCEKDVLLGELEAVKQAKLKLEEKNRELEEELRKARAEAEEARQKAKDDDDSDIPTAQRKRFTRVEMARVLMERNQYKERLMELQEAVRWTEMIRASRENPAMQEKKRSSIWQFFSRLFSSSSNTSKKPAEPPVKLKYNAPTSHVTPSVKKRSSTLSQLPGDKSKAFDFLSEETEASLASRREQKREQYRQVRAHVQKEDGRVQAFGWSLPQKYKQAANGGQGGDKMKNLPVPVYLRPLDEKDASMKLWCAVGVNLSGGKTRDGGSVVGASVFYSDVAAPDAEGPKRRSASQSSLDRLDQELKEQQQELRHQEELSSLVWICTSTHAATKVIVVDANQPGNILDSFTVCNSHVLCIASVPGARETDYPAGEEAAEAGQVDRASLCGSVASSSSAEGDSLLGGITVVGCAAGAGPGPGSAPSPSSHTREASPVTEKPPEAEPEQETVDETVPTAEEATEATEATEGNPGTGEEVVDLNQAGVYTEHVFTDPLGVQNTEEGPPIYQTSDEADGCKDPRSALPDEHDLVREEAQKMSSLLPTMWLGAQNGCLYVHSSVAQWRKCLHAIKLKDSILSIVHVKGIVLVALADGTLAIFHRGVDGQWDLSNYHLLDLGRPHHSIRCMTVVHDKVWCGYRNKIYVVQPKAMKIEKSFDAHPRKESQVRQLAWVGDGVWVSIRLDSTLRLYHAHTYQHLQDVDIEPYVSKMLGTGKLGFSFVRITALMVSCNRLWVGTGNGVIISIPLTETNKTSGAPGNRPGSVIRVYGDENSDKVTAGTFIPYCSMAHAQLCFHGHRDAVKFFVAVPGQVASPPSGGSGGGGGPEPGSDKPGTAQEPSGQSPAKSMLVMSGGEGYIDFRMGDEGGESELPGEGLPLEPSVAKAERSHLIVWQVTCGSD, encoded by the exons GATGAACTCTCCGATGCCAGCCAGGGAGGTTCAAAGTCTACCACTCCGGCGTCCACCGCTCCTTCCGACGGGGCCCCGCTCCCCGTCGACACCCCCCTGAGGGAGGAAAATGAAAGCTTTGCCAAGACCCCAGATCCGCCGGGCCAGCCCGAGGCCAGCAAGCACGTCGACGTGCAGGCAGCCCAGGAAACAAGGACCGTGGCCACCG GCGCCAGCGAAGATGAGAAGTCCGAAGTTCAAGCAATCATCGAGTCCACCCCCGAGCTGGATATGGATAAAGACCTCAGTGGCTATAAAGGCTCCAG CACACCCACCAAAGGAATAGAGAACAAAGCCTTCGACCGAAACACAGAATCCCTCTTTGAAGAGCTGTCTTCGGCGGGCTCGGGCCTGATCGGCGACGTGGACGAAGGAGCCGACCTGCTGG GGGAATATTCTG GAATGGGCCGAGAGGTTGAAAATCTTATTCTGGAAAACACTCAGCTGTTGGAAACCAA AAACGCCCTGAACGTGGTGAAGAATGATTTGATAGCGAAAGTGGACGAGCTGACCTGTGAGAAAGATGTGCTGCTGGGGGAACTGGAGGCCGTAAAGCAGGCCAAGCtgaaattggaggagaagaacagGGAATTGGAAGAAGAGCTTCGCAA AGCTCGAGCGGAAGCTGAAGAAGCAAGGCAAAAAGCCAAAGATGATGACGAC agcGACATCCCCACCGCCCAGAGGAAGCGCTTTACCCGCGTCGAGATGGCGCGGGTCCTCATGGAGAGGAACCAGTACAAAGAGAGGCTGATGGAGCTCCAGGAGGCCGTGCGGTGGACTGAGATGATCAG AGCATCGAGAGAAAACCCAGCcatgcaggaaaaaaaaagatccagcATCTGGCAGTT CTTCAGTCGGCTCTTCAGCTCTTCGAGCAACACGTCGAAGAAGCCGGCCGAGCCGCCGGTCAAACTGAAGTACAACGCCCCCACCTCCCACGTGACTCCGTCGGTCAAGAAGAGGAGCAGCACCTTGTCCCAACTCCCGGGAGACAAGTCCAAAGCCTTTGACTTCCTCAGTGAAGA AACCGAAGCCAGTTTAGCCTCCCGCAGAGAGCAGAAGAGAGAACAGTACCGCCAAGTGAGAGCGCACGtccagaaggaggatgggagagtgcAGGCTTTCGGCTGGAGCTTGCCACAGAAGTACAAGCAG GCCGCAAACGGGGGCCAGGGTGGTGACAAGATGAAGAATTTGCCTGTGCCGGTCTACCTCAGACCCTTAGATGAAAAAGATGCGTCCATGAAG CTGTGGTGTGCAGTCGGGGTCAACTTGTCAGGAGGGAAGACCAGAGACGGAGGCTCGGTGGTCGGAGCCAGCGTCTTCTACAGCGACGTGGCCGCTCCGGACGCAGAAGGCCCCAAGCGCCGCAGCGCATCGCAGAGCAGCCTGGACCGACTGGACCAAGAGCTCAAG gagcagcagcaggagttgAGGCATCAGGAAGAGCTGTCCAGCCTCGTCTGGATATGTACGAGCACGCACGCGGCCACCAAAGTGATCGTCGTGGATGCGAACCAGCCAGGAAACATCCTGGACAGCTTCACTGTGTGCAACTCTCACGTTCTGTGTATCGCGAGCGTTCCAG GAGCCCGGGAGACGGACTACCCGGCTGGCGAAGAGGCGGCGGAGGCCGGCCAGGTGGACAGAGCCTCGCTGTGCGGCAGCGTAGCGAGCAGCAGCTCAGCGGAAGGAGACAGCTTGCTGGGAGGCATCACCGTGGTGGGCTGCGCtgcaggggcggggccggggcccgggtcgGCCCCCTCGCCCTCGTCCCACACCAGGGAAGCCTCCCCGGTGACGGAAAAGCCTCCAG aAGCAGAACCAGAGCAAGAGACAGTAGATGAGACCGTCCCCACAGCCGAAGAAGCCACCGAAGCTACAGAAGCCACGGAAGGCAATCCAGGGACCGGAGAAGAGGTTGTAGATCTGAACCAGGCCGGTGTCTACACCGAGCACGTCTTCACGGATCCCCTGGGGGTGCAGAACACGGAAGAGGGACCCCCGATATACCAAACAAG TGACGAGGCGGACGGTTGCAAAGACCCCAGATCGGCCTTGCCGGATGAGCACGACCTGGTGAGGGAGGAAGCCCAGAAGATGAGCAGCCTTTTGCCCACCATGTGGCTCGGAGCTCAGAACGGGTG CTTGTACGTCCATTCGTCCGTGGCCCAGTGGAGGAAGTGTCTCCATGCCATCAAGCTGAAGGATTCCATCCTCAGTATCGT ACACGTGAAAGGAATCGTGTTAGTCGCGCTAGCCGATGGGACATTGGCCATTTTCCACAGGGGAGTGG ACGGCCAGTGGGACTTGTCAAACTATCACCTGTTGGACCTGGGGCGGCCCCACCACTCCATCCGCTGCATGACCGTGGTTCACGACAAAGTCTGGTGTGGTTATCGGAACAAGATCTACGTGGTGCAGCCCAAAGCCATGAAGATAGAG AAATCGTTCGATGCCCACCCGAGGAAAGAGAGCCAAGTGAGGCAGCTGGCctgggtgggagatggggtgtgGGTCTCCATCCGCCTCGACTCCACGCTGCGCCTCTACCACGCCCACACCTATCAGCACTTACAGGATGTGGACATCGAGCCTTATGTCAGCAAGATGTTAG GTACCGGCAAACTCGGATTCTCCTTTGTGAGAATCACAGCGCTGATGGTGTCTTGCAATCGCCTGTGGGTGGGGACCGGCAACGGCGTCATCATCTCCATCCCATTAACAGAAA CCAACAAAACCTCAGGGGCCCCGGGCAATCGGCCGGGCAGCGTCATCCGCGTGTACGGCGATGAAAACAGCGACAAAGTGACCGCAGGAACCTTCATCCCCTACTGCTCCATGGCCCACGCCCAGCTCTGCTTCCACGGCCACCGTGACGCCGTCAAGTTCTTCGTGGCCGTCCCGG GTCAGGTGGCCAGCCCTCCGAGCggtggcagcggcggcggcggcggtcccGAACCGGGAAGCGACAAGCCGGGAACGGCCCAGGAGCCCTCTGGCCAGAGCCCTGCCAAGTCCATGCTGGTGATGAGCGGAGGAGAGGGGTACATCGACTTCAGAATGG GTGACGAAGGCGGAGAATCCGAACTCCCGGGCGAGGGTCTCCCGCTCGAACCGTCCGTGGCCAAAGCCGAGAGGAGTCACCTGATCGTGTGGCAGGTGACGTGCGGCAGCGATTGA